Genomic window (Sphaeramia orbicularis chromosome 7, fSphaOr1.1, whole genome shotgun sequence):
AACCGTCTGGAGACAGATATGAGACTAAAGCTAGGAGACAACTAAAACACCCACAGTGAGACATACTCAGCTTATTACTGACCTTACAATCACAAAACCCTGAATGTTACTGACACGCTGCATAGGGACAATGCCTATCCATCTGTAGTGAAATACTACTTCAAATTCTTTTACAGTGCTATAAGTTCTTTGAAAATACACCTTGTTATTTGAAGCTTATCAATAATAAACTTAAGATATTACACTTGAGATTATTCTTCTATTCTTTTGTAATGCGTATTTATTGTGTAATGACCATAACAAAAAATTTATTCTGATTTAACTAAGTAAATGGTTTAGATCCATCCATTTAATAATTACTGCAATCATGGAAtcatgttctttaaccctttaactgatgtgagtggcttctcatttcttcaacaaccatcagtttgatagagtgCATAAGGATTGGACAATGTCTGGATGCCAGATTAGAGTAAAATTGTGAAAGAGGCcatgatatacagggtgacccaaaaaaacgggaatttttgaagtacgtattggcagacatgagcaagtggcagcactgcgagacagtgagcctgagcaagtaaacacacccccattttagtaaccattggcggctgtgcaagaattgttcggtaaccgtgtgatctcaagattctgtAACGtcccctggccccctagatcgccagatttgtctgtttgtgattttttcttgtggggctatctcaagagtaaagtgtacacgactcgaccaagaactctggatgagttaaaacagagaattcaggatgaaattcacagtatcccagctgagatgttgcagcggtcaatgaggaatctcaacagcagattccaagaatgcattcgtacaggaggacgccatctacaggaagtaattttttaaaaatgaaaattccatcattgtttcttaaatggtatgttttaaggtttcaattactatgaataaaatattttcttccatcactatttttattggattgttaaaaagttcccgttttttgtgtcaccctgtataactttcacacatggattggccactaTAGAGACCAGACCTGAATCCCATTGAGaattctttattatcatttattcgtaaTATTAAAGctacacaaactccagaaattattcacagaaaactgtcattttttgctgatcaacataattattgtacaagacaaaccactgaaacacggtgtgctctgcctttaggcAGAACAAATCAGGTACAGCGAACTGTTTTTTATcgggccatggttgcatggaatggattgccagtgtttttgttgttggaaaataatagaaaatgttttcaaaagaaattaaaactttttttgtttacaaaacaggcatgaaatggaatgagtatttctaatattgaaagatgtttcaAGATTTGTACCAGATAGCTATTGATTGGTGAAGGAGTgcaaatgtatagtacttattttgtttgtttattcattttaattgcattgggctgttgcatatgtcctgtgtgtgtgtgtgtgtgtgtgtgtgtgtgtgtgtgtgtgtgtgtgtgtgtgcgtgtgtgtgtgtgcgtgaatgttgtaagattaatgtaaaaatttaaaattgtaatgtaatgtagaggagaccccaggaagaaaagcaactgaatcatcagttgctaatgggaatcttaataaatgtaatgaaatctctGGGATGTGCTTTACACAGCTGTCTGACTCTCCATTATCAATACAGGATCTTGATGAAAAATGAATGCAGCTATGGATGTAAAAAGTGTTGTGACACTTATTGTGGCACTACATTAGCACTGAATGGCATAAAGCCTGCCCTGGTAAGtgtgtaatcaaagctaaagacaGTCCAACGAAATATTGCAAGTGGGACTTTTTACACATGATTTAAACTTGTATTTTTTCACCAGATCTATGAAAGATTTATGAGTGTGAGTTCACCTGTCATAGGCACAGGAGGTGGACGACCGCACAGTGGTGTCAATATCATCTGAGATAAGCCAGTAAAGATTCTGGTCTGTAATCAGGCGCACCTTCCCCCTATTCTTCTTGGCGAGGTAGCTGCAGTCAGCGTTGAAGTCCCCGAGAAGCATCACATTCTTTACAAATGCACAACAAAGCTCATTGTTCATCTCCAACAGCGCTATGAAGCCGTGTTATTGCAGGTGTTGTACTAAAATTCAGCAAAACAAAGTCAGCTTTTACCTCAGTCCTCCATTTCCTCTTCATGACTTGCAAAACATCATAAAGAGCATCCAACTCCTTCGTAGCGTTGGCTGGAGCTGTGTGCTGAGGTATGAGAACAAACTCCTTTATAGCTGAATGTAAAGATGAGGGGAGAGATTGATATGTTTAGGTGTGAGTTCAAGATGCTTTTTCTGACTTTGGATCAGATTTCTTCAGGTCAGTGAGCTCACCTGTCTTTGGGGCTTTAAAGCGGACAATGAAGGGCTCTCTGGCAAAAGCATCTACATCCCCTGAACGATCATCTGGATACTGATACTGTCCCGTCACTGTCACTGTGTTGGTCCTGTGCACATTAAGGAACACATTGTACTGACTCTTTATGCTTTTAATGGACAGTTTGCATGAGTGTAGATTCATGATAAAACCCACCTGTAAACAAACACGTACTGCTCCTGGTATGAATCAGACCTGCCGAGTCTCTCACTGGCTACGACATCATAGTGGTTGTTAGTGTCATAACTGAATATTAAAAAGAAAGATCTGTTAGAACAGCTGTTTACTTCTCTGTGTGAGAAATGTCTAACTCTTCACTTACAGCTGTACCAACATCGTGctggtgttttgtttgtgtagaCCTTGTCCTTTCTACAAACTTACCCTTAAAACAACTTTAAAAACAACCATTAACCCTCAAATGCAATGAAAGTATCAAGAAGACATAAATGTTGCTGCATTACTCTCAGTAATATATGGCCACACACACAAGTAGACAATGTGCACCTCCCAAAATACACTTCTGTTTAGAGCAACACATAGTCATAGCTACCACGCCCTTACACATTATTCACACTGCTAGGTGAGATGTTTGGAGTgcgtacagttgcggaaaaaatgattagaccaccccttgttttcttcagtttcttgttcattttaatgcctggtacaactaaaggtacatttgtttggacaaatataataataatagcaagaaaaaaaaaaaaagctcataagagtttaatttaagagctaatATCTCGCTATTTTccaagttttcttgataataaccaaaatcccttcagttcttacattatagctatggcattgtactgccaaaaacagtaattttaggcattccatgttttcttttctgtctgatttagtcacatgatacacacagaagttagtacttgattgcataaccattgtttttgatgacttttgatggtctaataatttttttccgtgactgtatttgagtaagtgtgtgtgtgtgtgtgtgtgtgtgtgtgtgtgtgtgtgtgtgtgtgtgtgtgtgtgtgtgtgtgtgtgtgtgtgcatgaaagggtgaatgaACACCTGTTAAGCTGGGCCATCAGTGCTGGTAAAGCTGTATGTTTGCTGTCTCTCACTTCTTGAAGCAAACACACATCACAGCGAGAGATGATCTGGAACAGACATaagagagagaaaacatcagGGACTGTCTACATGGGAGGtgtttgtttcatgttgtttcaGTCGCCATTTTTAGTCTCATGCTGCTTTAACAGATCTATTTACAGCAAGTGAactttttcatgccttaagattTTAGCAACAGTTAATGTGTGTTGGGTCAGCTCTGTCCCATATAGACACCAACAGACAGATGAAGGTGGTGCTGTGTGTTGCCTTCATTATGCAGGTGTGTACAAATGCATTAACTGCCCTGGAATTCTTCAGGAAATCTAAACTGGTGTCAaatatttttctgtttaaatTAACTTAGTCAGGTTGAATATAATCATGCTTTGTTTTACCTTCACAAGAGTTTGCATCACATTGCTCTTCTTGGATTTGGAGTCACCAAAGTGTTGCATATTGAAGGAGCATATTCTGAAATCTGAAGCCCCCTGAATGCCACACACTGCactgaggaaggagaggaggaagaggaacaaAGACCTCATGACGCCAAAGTGTAACCTAGAGCAcaagaacaaaacaacaaaacacagacaAGGACGATTTgagttaattaaatgttttaccGTGTGTGTGAACAAAATGTGTAGAGGCTTTATCTGAAAAAGGACATAATGATATGACAGTagtatttttctgcttttctttatCTGCATTTAAAGTGCATAAAATAAGAGAGTGGTAAGAGAGAATGTCTGgggtgtgaatgtgaaaatgtcaGGGTGGTGTGACTGTCAAAACTTTACACCCAATTATTCAGCCTgtgtaaaaataatgaaattcgTGATAATACACCTTCTAATTGACTTAGACTGCtctgataataataattagtcatatttaagttttgatctttatacttatttttctttcatgGTTTCACCTCTtgacattttcagacattttcttctttttgctaaaaaaaaaaaaaatcatacaaatgtCATTTCTAACAACATAACACCACATGTCTGTCTCACCTACTCTTATTTGTCTTTGACCTAAGAGCACCACAGGTCATACTTAAACAAATCcaccacatgtacacacataatTAGAGTAGATAACACATATGTACACAGCGGTCATTGACAGGAATATGACAGCATGATGTTTGACATCACTGGAAAGGCTGAAGATATGAAAATAACCTGATTCATACATTGTTTTTGGAGGATATTTTGTCCtaaatgtatattttcaataactTTGACAGCAAAAATGTCTGATGTAACCAGAAAAACCTTGTAACGACTAATTAAATCtgcttaaaaaatgtaaaattcagagcAAAAAATGTCTGGTTTGGCCAAATCTTAGATCATTTAAAAGtcaataaaacaaaatttatattGTATAATATTATGGGGTGTTTTGTGGTTATACCATGTGGCCTTTTCAAGTGCATTCTTACTTTAGATTAAAAGTTGTGGTGCAAATCTCATTTCAGTTCATGTGAAACCAGCATAAATACATAAAGTACATTTTAAGAATCCTGATTCATGCTTTTAAAGGAGGTTTTGCCCATTTCTATTCATCACTTGCAGTTTTCATCAGACTAAAACCAGCCCTATTGGTTAACTCTGGCTCATTCACTATAAATGAGATTAATTAGTTTGCACAGTCCCTgttaaatgacaaaataaatgaaaCCAGTACATACCTTGTGATTGGCCCTGTTACACATTAACTACTGACAGCGTTCTCCTTAGTCTAAAGTTTAACCCAGGAAATGGTGTAATCTATCACTTCCTTATCTGCATCATGTTTTATCTACTTTTAAAGACTTAACCCTCACAGCAGAGCGGCCTGTTTTGTTTtagaaagtagaatagaatagagactTTATtgtatacacaggagttagtacttaactgcataaccattgtttttgatgacttttgatggtctaataattttttccgcaactgtagcaTTAAGTTTTCTTGTTTGAGTCTTCAAGTACTATGTGCTAGTACCGGTAATTAAAAATAGGTGACAAATAAATAATTGTACACATACAAGAATGACTGGACATAGGATACCAGATTATTACATTACACACGGATCCAAGAAAAGTAATTTCATATAATGATtgatatatagagaaaaatattttttacagtttGCAGCTAatatttgtgtgtgcgtgtgtgtgtgtgtgtgtgtgtgtgtgtgtgtgggtgggtgtgtgtgtgtgtattgcatTGTGATTTTACAGTGAAGGGGCCAAAATGTTAAGTTAATGCTACAAAGCTGCTTGTTATGCAGTAAAGCAATAAATGAGCCATGATacagtatatgtacagtatgtgtttaATCTTTGGTTGGTGGTCGGCTGGTTGATTCAGGTACAGCTGTTCAGTCCTGTCCTTAAAATAGATGGAATATTGTCATGTGATCTATCATGGATTTTACTTTTAACCTTTAGTTTCACTTCTTCAGGATCATAAGTCAAACAAGTTCTGGAGACAATAATCATTTTCATCGGAAGAGATACACTTACTAGTTCCACTTCTGTTTTCCTGTCCTACAGTTTGTACTGCATATACATACaaacaggtgacaaattaaaggaaaaaccaacaTAAAGTGTCTTAGTAAACTCTCAGTTTGCATTGGTTGTAGTGTGTAAACTCAACTGGAAGGATGGACACCAATCTTTCAAGAgatgttttagttttagtttagttaatcTTACTTGTGGGGTGGTGTTGTCTAACATGTTCATCCTAAATCCTCCATCTATTAGGTCTTCACCCGGGCTAAGATCTAGAGACTGTGAAGGCACATAGTATATGATTTTCACATTCATTAAACCATTCATTAACCTCTTATGGATAGGGGCACTGTCATCTGGTATTTCCTGTGACTTCTAACCCATCTGTATGTATATTAAGCAGCATAAACACTATTGCCTTGCTGCTTCCCAGACTTACGATGGCTGAGAGTTGTGTCTCTGTCAGTAGAACAGACTCAAAATAAACCTAGCTGCTGACTCTTGTTGCCGGTCTTCCCCTCTTCCAGTTTCTGTCATAAACACACAGTAATCTCAGGTTACAGCACACACTTCCTTCTAAGAATATCTACCCAACTCTTTCTTTGAAGGGTAATGGTAACTCAAACAGCCTTAACTTACCAGTTTCCTACTTGTTGGACTTGTAGGAGTTGTTTGTGTCTTGCCGCCTAGTCTGCTGTGAAACCCGAAGCTTGCAATGGCTGAGTATGGGAGGGACTTATGCTTCAACATGGGTTGTAACTGCAGCCCAAAGCAGCTGATGTGTTGACAAAAGCCCTGCTAAAAGAGGTGAATGACTGCACCTTTAATGCCTTCTATTCAAAATATATTGCAGTTATAGAGGTAAACCTTTATAGCTGCATCCACTGTTCATACTAAGAAATCAAGAAAATAGGTCATAAAAAGtctcttaaccctcaaagacataAGAAAAAGCCAGctatgaccaaaagcatctactgatctaaaatgttaaacaacttttgaaccattaatcctatcaatacattgaaataatttaggtaaaatgcagtaTCTTAGACTTTAGGAGCATCAGATATGTCTAATTTGGAGGATTAGAAGCTCTCTAGAGAATGTGGAAACACAgcctgcaacactgattcaacaataaaacccatagCTTGACAAACTGCAATGATTGTAGTTGTTTTTGCATTTagttaattttatatatatatatatatatatatatatatatatatgtatatgtgtatatatatatatatatatatttttttttttttttttttttttttttttttttttttttctgaaaacatcactttttctttagttttctccgtTTTACTATGATACCC
Coding sequences:
- the dnase1l1 gene encoding LOW QUALITY PROTEIN: deoxyribonuclease-1-like 1 (The sequence of the model RefSeq protein was modified relative to this genomic sequence to represent the inferred CDS: inserted 1 base in 1 codon) — translated: MRSLFLFLLSFLSAVCGIQGASDFRICSFNMQHFGDSKSKKSNVMQTLVKIISRCDVCLLQEVRDSKHTALPALMAQLNSYDTNNHYDVVASERLGRSDSYQEQYVFVYRTNTVTVTGQYQYPDDRSGDVDAFAREPFIVRFKAPKTAIKEFVLIPQHTAPANATKELDALYDVLQVMKRKWRTENVMLLGDFNADCSYLAKKNRGKVRLITDQNLYWLISDDIDTTVRSSTSCAYDRIVVHGEKFISKXVPSSAKPFDFQAAYQLTEEQALEVSDHYPVEVLMKATASRVSFNLLLILLAFIFTCS